From Armatimonadota bacterium, one genomic window encodes:
- a CDS encoding chemotaxis protein CheD, with protein sequence MVATGNRLMVGMAEIKIATGSANLCCLGLGSCVGLVAYDSDAQVAGLAHIMLPARFPDRPIDRLGKFADTGVPEIIRLMEKEGAARKRIVVAYAGGASVFSFGSKLPDRINVGARNSKAVEAAIKKLDLRCLGFDVGGTDGRSLSLCVKSGEVWVRTVRAGEALLCRMTAA encoded by the coding sequence GTGGTCGCCACGGGCAACCGCCTGATGGTCGGCATGGCCGAAATCAAGATTGCCACGGGATCAGCGAACCTCTGCTGCCTGGGCCTGGGCAGCTGCGTCGGCCTCGTAGCTTACGACTCAGATGCTCAAGTCGCCGGGCTCGCACACATAATGCTCCCAGCACGGTTCCCGGATCGACCGATAGACAGGTTAGGCAAGTTTGCAGACACCGGCGTTCCTGAAATCATTCGCCTGATGGAAAAAGAAGGAGCGGCTCGCAAGCGAATCGTTGTCGCTTACGCGGGCGGAGCCAGCGTCTTCAGCTTCGGCTCCAAGCTACCCGACAGGATCAACGTCGGAGCCCGGAACAGCAAGGCGGTCGAGGCAGCGATCAAGAAACTGGACCTTCGGTGCCTGGGATTTGACGTCGGCGGCACCGACGGACGGAGCTTGAGCCTGTGCGTGAAGTCAGGAGAAGTCTGGGTCAGAACGGTGAGGGCAGGTGAGGCGCTGCTCTGCAGAATGACGGCTGCTTAA
- a CDS encoding HDOD domain-containing protein: MSSAVITLKDIVEKTADLPSFSNAALRVMHLAEQNSSSAEQLANVLAQDQALSVRVLRLANSAYYGMPRQIVHLPESVVVLGMRTVKNLAIVAATYPWMSKSLNGYGLGPEEMWNHSFGTALGAKTIATLSKRCDPDAAFTAGLLHDIGKVALNVWIGSKLKAIVYYAEREGIAFDAAERRILGFDHTEVGEYLGRNWNLPEDIVAAIRYHHRPNDAKPPLPIIDCVHIGGYLTMTMGLGLGGDGLRYELFSECFERLEIEPDDLDQITDNFVVAYEEYESMFKELAG; this comes from the coding sequence ATGTCGTCCGCAGTAATCACCCTGAAGGACATCGTCGAAAAGACGGCCGACCTGCCGAGCTTTTCGAACGCCGCCTTGCGGGTGATGCACTTGGCCGAACAGAACAGCTCATCGGCAGAGCAGTTGGCAAACGTGCTTGCGCAGGACCAAGCCCTGAGCGTGAGAGTCCTTCGCCTGGCCAACAGCGCCTACTACGGCATGCCTCGGCAGATCGTTCATCTTCCAGAGAGCGTCGTCGTTCTCGGCATGAGGACGGTGAAAAACCTCGCGATAGTCGCTGCGACGTACCCGTGGATGAGCAAGTCGCTAAACGGCTACGGGCTTGGTCCTGAGGAAATGTGGAACCACTCGTTCGGCACCGCTCTAGGCGCCAAGACCATAGCGACGTTGAGCAAACGATGCGATCCCGACGCAGCGTTCACCGCCGGCCTTCTGCACGATATTGGCAAGGTCGCACTCAACGTTTGGATCGGCTCAAAGTTGAAGGCGATCGTGTACTACGCAGAGCGGGAGGGGATCGCATTTGATGCAGCCGAGCGACGAATCCTCGGCTTCGACCACACGGAAGTCGGCGAGTACCTTGGACGTAATTGGAACCTCCCAGAGGACATCGTTGCAGCGATCAGATACCACCATCGTCCGAACGACGCCAAACCGCCTCTGCCGATCATCGACTGCGTTCATATCGGCGGCTACCTGACGATGACGATGGGCCTTGGCCTCGGCGGCGACGGCTTGCGTTACGAACTGTTCAGCGAATGCTTTGAGCGACTCGAAATCGAACCTGACGATCTCGATCAAATCACCGACAATTTTGTCGTGGCCTACGAAGAGTACGAATCGATGTTCAAGGAGCTTGCGGGCTGA